A genomic segment from Phragmites australis chromosome 6, lpPhrAust1.1, whole genome shotgun sequence encodes:
- the LOC133921202 gene encoding large ribosomal subunit protein uL29c-like has translation MATMSLAAASPLASIPRGVATSAPRTAFLGPRTGGTPATRFFPGLAAAPQPAGRGPAAAVAPMAKREQDLEEIRGMTTEQLEEEVVDLKGELFLLRLKRSARQEFKNSEFCRMRKRIARMLTVKREREIEQGINKRLSRKLDRKWKQSIVVRPPPSLRENKEE, from the exons ATGGCGACGATGTCTCTCGCCGCGGCGTCACCCCTCGCCTCCATTCCACGCGGCGTCGCGACCTCCGCGCCTCGCACGGCCTTCCTCGGGCCCCGCACAGGTGGCACGCCGGCGACACGTTTCTTCCCTGgactggcggcggcgccgcagCCGGCGGGAAGGGGCCCCGCGGCCGCGGTGGCGCCGATGGCGAAGAGGGAGCAGGATCTGGAGGAGATCCGGGGCATGACGACGGAGCagctggaggaggaggtcgtggaCCTCAAGGGGGAGCTCTTCCTGCTCCGCCTCAAGCGCTCCGCGCGCCAGGAGTTCAAGAACAGCGAGTTCTGCCGCATGCGCAAGAGG ATTGCTCGAATGCTGACTGTGAAAAGAGAGCGGGAAATTGAACAAGGAATCAACAAGAGACTGTCCCGGAAGCTTGATAGGAAATGGAAGCAGAGCATTGTGGTTAGACCACCACCATCTCTAAGGGAGAACAAGGAGGAGTAG